The Bos taurus isolate L1 Dominette 01449 registration number 42190680 breed Hereford chromosome 18, ARS-UCD2.0, whole genome shotgun sequence genome has a window encoding:
- the TULP2 gene encoding tubby-related protein 2 (The RefSeq protein has 2 substitutions compared to this genomic sequence) — MSRESDTWKKEALGDELAAMRLQKLEQQWRLFEKKQRRKRQEPLMVQANPDASVRPRRPRRREERFSADSGPRNPFLQENVPEANLCPGSHGILGTVSCGGDGSGERDPLLPPTEAGSSDLELEEVSVEDVPALPPPCEEPPGTLLQRKGWPARQRSGASAEDKSELQDVGIEYEVPSARSSPGMDGDGGLGDLASNKGEDLEEKKEEPEFTMRKSPGTADEVVSEGARGAGSGDVGNSPRTPPCAPGPRLGEDMRAYVLRPAMRGRTVQCRISRDKRGVDKGMFPFYYLYLEAADGLKHFLLAGRKRKRSKTSNYLISLDPTDLSRDGDNFVGKVRSNVLGTKFSIFDNGVNPERKHFFPETARIREELGAVCYETNVLGFRGPRKMNVIIPEINAQNQRICVQPQNEQESLLSRLQRGASQGLVLLQNKAPSWNDESGAYVLNFHGRVTRASVKNFQIVHPDDPDYLVLQFGRVAPDTFTMDFRFPLCPLQAFAICLSSFDGKLACE, encoded by the exons ATGTCTCGGGAAAGTGATACATGGAAGAAAGA GGCCCTGGGAGATGAGCTAGCCGCTATGAGACTGCAGAAGCTGGAACAGCAG TGGCGTCTGTTTGAGAAGAAGCAGCGACGGAAGCGCCAAGAGCCCCTCATGGTTCAGGCCAATCCTGACGCTTCAGTGCGGCCGCGGAGACCGAGGCGGCGGGAGGAACGCTTCTCGGCTGACAGCG GCCCCAGGAACCCTTTCCTTCAGGAGAATGTGCCAGAAGCGCATTTGTGCCCTGGATCCCACGGTATCCTGGGCACCGTGAGCTGCGGTGGAGATGGCAGTGGCGAGCGTGACCCTCTGTTACCGCCGACAGAAGCAG GCAGTTCTGATCTGGAGCTGGAGGAAGTCTCCGTGGAGGATGTTCCTGCCTCGCCACCTCCTTGTGAAGAGCCTCCGGGGACTCTTTTGCAGCGCAAAGGCTGGCCAGCCCGCCAACGATCTG GCGCCAGTGCTGAGGACAAGAGCGAATTACAGGATGTTGGAATTGAATACGAAGTGCCCAGTGCCAGATCAAGCCCTGGAATGGATGGTGACGGTGGCCTTGGAGACTTGGCCTCCAACAAG GGCGAAGACCtcgaagagaagaaagaggagccGGAGTTTACCATGAGGAAATCCCCAGGGACAGCCGACGAAGTGGTGTCCGAGGGCGCGCGCGGCGCGGGCAGCGGCGATGTGGGGAACTCGCCCCGCACGCCTCCCTGCGCCCCAGGCCCTCGGCTGGGCGAGGACATGAGAGCATATGTGCTGCGGCCAGCGATGCGCGGTCGCACGGTGCAATGTCGCATCAGCCGCGACAAGCGCGGGGTAGACAAGGGCATGTTCCCGTTCTACTATCTCTACCTGGAGGCGGCCGACGGCCTAAAG CACTTCCTTCTGGCGGGGCGCAAGAGAAAAAGGAGCAAAACCTCTAATTACCTCATCTCCTTGGACCCTACAGACCTGTCTCGGGATGGGGACAATTTTGTGGGCAAAGTCAG ATCTAATGTCTTGGGCACCAAGTTCAGCATCTTCGACAATGGGGTGAATCcggaaaggaaacatttttttccggAGACAGCTCGGATCAGGGAGGAGCTGGGGGCTGTATGTTAT GAGACCAACGTCTTGGGATTCCGAGGGCCCCGGAAAATGAATGTTATTATTCCGGAAATCAACGCCCAGAACCAGAGAATCTGTGTCCAGCCACAAAAT GAACAAGAATCGCTACTGAGTCGTCTCCAACGGGGGGCCAGCCAGGGCCTGGTCCTGCTGCAAAATAAAGCCCCATCGTGGAACGATGAGAGCGGCGCCTACGTGCTCAATTTTCATGGTCGGGTCACACGGGCCTCGGTCAAGAACTTCCAGATCGTTCATCCGGATGACC CGGACTACCTCGTGCTCCAGTTTGGTCGTGTAGCCCCAGACACGTTCACCATGGACTTCCGCTTCCCACTTTGCCCGCTCCAAGCCTTTGCCATCTGCTTGTCCAGTTTCGATGGGAAGCTGGCATGTGAGTAA
- the NUCB1 gene encoding nucleobindin-1 precursor has product MPPSGPRAALFLLPSLLLLRAVLAVPLERGAPKEENPATESPDTGLYYHRYLQEVINVLETDGHFREKLQAANAEDIKSGKLSRELDFVSHHVRTKLDELKRQEVSRLRMLLKAKMDAQQEPNIQLDHLNLLKQFEHLDPQNQHTFEARDLELLIQTATRDLAQYDAAHHEEFKRYEMLKEHERRRYLESLGEEQRKEAERKLEEQQRRHREHPKVNVPGSQAQLKEVWEELDGLDPNRFNPKTFFILHDINSDGVLDEQELEALFTKELEKVYDPKNEDDDMREMEEERLRMREHVMKNVDTNQDRLVTLEEFLASTQRKEFGDTGEGWEQGKAGVPLPMAPVLTLQTVEMHPAYTEEELRRFEEELAAREAELNAKAQRLSQETEALGRSQGRLEAQKRELQQAVLQMEQRKQQQQSHNNPAPGPEGQLKFHPDTDDVPVPAPAGDQKDVDASEKKVPEQTPEPPQLDSQHL; this is encoded by the exons ATGCCTCCCTCTGGGCCCCGTGCAGCCCTCTTCCTTCTGCCATCTCTACTGCTGCTGCGCGCTGTTCTGGCCGTGCCCCTGGAGCGGGGGGCGCCCAAGGAGGAGAATCCCGCGACCGAGAGCCCT GACACAGGCCTGTACTATCACCGGTACCTCCAGGAAGTCATCAATGTGCTGGAGACTGATGGGCACTTCCGGGAAAAGCTGCAGGCCGCCAATGCCGAGGACATCAAG AGTGGGAAGCTGAGCCGGGAGCTGGACTTCGTCAGCCACCACGTCCGTACCAAGCTGGACGAGCTCAAGCGGCAGGAGGTGTCTAGGCTGAGGATGCTGCTCAAGGCCAAGATGGACGCCCAGCAGGAGCCCA ACATACAGTTGGATCACCTGAACCTCCTGAAGCAGTTTGAACACCTGGACCCTCAGAATCAGCACACATTCGAGGCCCGGGACCTAGAGCTGTTGATCCAGACG GCTACTCGGGACCTGGCCCAGTACGACGCAGCCCATCATGAAGAGTTCAAACGCTACGAAATGCTCAAGGAACATGAGAGACGCCGTTATCTGGAGTCCCTGGGGGAAGAGCAGCGGAAGGAGGCGGAGAGGAAGTTGGAAGAGCAACAGCGCCGGCACCGAGAACACCCCAAAGTTAATGTGCCT GGCAGCCAAGCCCAGCTGAAGGAGGTATGGGAGGAACTGGATGGATTGGACCCCAACAGGTTTAACCCCAAGACCTTCTTCATACTGCATG ATATCAACAGCGATGGTGTCCTGGATGAGCAGGAGCTAGAGGCCCTCTTCACCAAGGAG CTGGAGAAGGTGTACGACCCAAAGAATGAGGACGATGACATGcgggagatggaggaggagcgGCTGCGCATGCGCGAGCACGTGATGAAGAAT GTGGACACCAACCAGGACCGCCTCGTGACCCTGGAGGAGTTCCTCGCATCCACGCAGAGGAAGGAGTTCGGGGACACCGGGGAGGGCTGGGAG CAGGGCAAGGCTGGAGTCCCCCTGCCGATGGCCCCTGTTCTCACCCTGCAGACGGTAGAGATGCACCCTGCCTACACGGAGGAGGAGCTGAGGCGTTTTGAGGAGGAGCTGGCTGCCCGGGAGGCAGAGCTCAATGCCAAGGCCCAGCGCCTCAGCCAGGAAACCGAGGCTCTGGGGCGCTCCCAGGGCCGCCTGGAGGCCCAGAAGAGAGAGCTGCAGCAG GCCGTTCTGCAAATGGAACAgaggaaacagcagcagcaaagccacAACAACCCAGCCCCCGGCCCCGAGGGACAGCTCAAGTTCCACCCGGACACAG ATGATGTACCCGTCCCAGCTCCAGCTGGTGACCAGAAGGATGTGGATGCTTCAGAAAAGAAGGTCCCAGAACAGACCCCTGAGCCTCCCCAGCTGGATTCACAGCACCTGTGA
- the PPP1R15A gene encoding protein phosphatase 1 regulatory subunit 15A (The RefSeq protein has 1 substitution compared to this genomic sequence), producing MAPGQMPHQPAPWRGTHPLFLLSPLMGLLSRAWSLLRAPGPPEPWLVEAVTEADQGGAGLEDEAKASLATYHALWGRHPQEETKDSGAAEEDREASPGACPNLEAKHSLPEAWGLSDDDDEKYGGEEATGVPREQKEFMDGQPAPLPLSLLIRSLPDLPGEEESKEEAVTGGGGNEVTAFSFPLSHWECCPGEEEEEEEENGEAVRVCRPVNGATEERTQTEAATKTSMSPSSVGSHLRAWECCSGKESEEEEKDKQAEKGDADPGPHFTSLAQRPSLRTWQHPSSAITEEEEDRDSEEMGASSSVPLTSAFLSDWVYQPEDTEEEDEEEEDCDSEATEDEGEAEVSSATPPPSAFLSAWVYRPGEDTEEEEDCDSEATEDEGEAEVSSATPPTSAFLSAWVYQPGDTEEEEDCDSEATEDEGEAEVSSATPPPSAFLSAWVYRPGEDTEEEDEYEDEDNESGAADLGPSPSLQTQSALLRDQIYQPGEKTDGGEAAEKWGEAESCPFRVAIYLPGEKPPPPWDPPRLPLRLQRRLKSAQTPTRHQDLERLLKTRKVRFSEKVSIHPLVVWAGPAQAARRGPWEQFARDRSRFARRIAQVQEELGPYLTPAARARAWARLGNPPTSLATVPAPTQTSPMTPIQATPLSHALASPSPPCVSPSLDLSGRRG from the exons ATGGCTCCAGGCCAAATGCCCCATCAGCCTGCCCCCTGGAGAGGTACccaccccctcttcctcctgtccCCACTGATGGGCCTTCTCAGCCGGGCCTGGAGCCTCCTGAGGGCCCCAGGACCTCCAGAGCCCTGGCTAGTGGAAGCAGTAACCGAAGCAGATCAGGGAGGAGCTGGCCTGGAGGATGAAGCAAAGGCTTCTCTGGCCACCTACCATGCCCTCTGGGGCAGGCACCCTCAAGAGGAGACCAAAGACAGTGGAGCGGCTGAGGAGGACCGAGAAGCCTCCCCGGGGGCCTGCCCCAACCTGGAAGCCAAGCATTCTCTTCCCGAAGCCTGGGGACTttcagatgatgatgatgaaaagtACGGTGGGGAAGAAGCAACTGGTGTCCCTAGAGAGCAGAAAGAATTTATGGATGGCCAGCCTGCTCCCCTGCCCCTCAGCCTTCTGATAAGATCTCTGCCAGACCTTCCTGGGGAGGAGGAATCGAAGGAAGAAGCCGTTACTGGAGGTGGAGGTAACGAAGTGACCGCGTTCTCTTTTCCTCTGTCACACTGGGAGTGTTGCccaggggaggaggaagaagaggaggaagagaatggAGAAGCTGTTAGGGTGTGCCGCCCGGTGAATGGAGCCACAGAAGAAAGAACACAGACTGAAGCAGCCACGAAGACCTCCATGTCCCCCTCATCTGTAggctcccacctcagggcctggGAATGTTGTTCGGGAAAGGagtctgaggaggaggagaaggacaaACAGGCTGAGAAAGGAGATGCTGACCCAGGGCCACACTTCACAAGTCTAGCCCAGAGGCCCTCTCTCAGGACCTGGCAGCATCCATCCAGTGCGatcacagaggaggaggaggaccgtGATTCAGAGGAAATGGGGGCTTCCTCTTCCGTCCCACTCACAAGTGCCTTCCTGAGCGACTGGGTGTATCAACCAGAAGACAcggaggaggaggatgaagaggaggaggactGTGATTCAGAAGCAACTGAAGATGAGGGAGAAGCCGAGGTCTCctctgccaccccaccccccagtgcCTTCCTGAGTGCCTGGGTGTATCGACCAGGAGAAGACACGGAGGAAGAGGAGGACTGTGATTCAGAAGCAACTGAAGATGAGGGAGAAGCCGAGGTCTCCTCTGCCACCCCACCGACAAGTGCCTTCCTGAGTGCCTGGGTGTATCAACCAGGAGacacagaggaagaggaggactgTGATTCAGAAGCAACTGAAGATGAGGGAGAAGCCGAGGTCTCctctgccaccccaccccccagtgcCTTCCTGAGCGCCTGGGTGTATCGACCAGGAGAAGACACGGAGGAAGAAGATGAGTATGAGGACGAAGATAATGAATCAGGAGCAGCTGACTTGGGGCCCAGCCCCTCCCTTCAGACCCAGAGTGCCCTCCTCAGGGACCAGATTTATCAGCCTGGAGAGAAAACAGACGGAGGAGAAGCTGCTGAGAAGTGGGGAGAAGCTGAGTCCTGCCCCTTCCGAGTGGCCATCTATCTACCTGGAGAGAAGCCCCCACCTCCCTGGGATCCTCCTCGGTTGCCCCTCCGACTGCAAAGACGGCTCAAGTCTGCACAAACCCCCACCAGGCATCAGGACCTTGAACGTCTCCTGAAGACCAGAAAG GTGCGCTTCTCTGAGAAGGTCTCCATCCATCCCCTGGTTGTCTGGGCAGGACCGGCTCAGGCCGCCCGCAGAGGCCCCTGGGAGCAGTTTGCCCGGGATCGAAGCCGCTTCGCCCGACGCATCGCCCAGGTCCAAGAGGAGCTGGGTCCCTACCTCACCCCTGCTGCCCGGGCCAGGGCCTGGGCACGTCTCGGGAACCCTCCCACTTCCCTGGCCACTGTCCCTGCCCCTACCCAGACCTCACCGATGTCCCCCATCCAGGCCACGCCCTTGAGCCACGCTctggcctctccctcccctccctgtgtGTCTCCTAGCCTAGACCTCAGTGGGAGGCGTGGCTAA
- the TULP2 gene encoding tubby-related protein 2 isoform X1, with the protein MSRESDTWKKEALGDELAAMRLQKLEQQWRLFEKKQRRKRQEPLMVQANPDASVRPRRPRRREERFSADSGPRNPFLQENVPEAHLCPGSHGILGTVSCGGDGSGERDPLLPPTEAGSSDLELEEVSVEDVPASPPPCEEPPGTLLQRKGWPARQRSGASAEDKSELQDVGIEYEVPSARSSPGMDGDGGLGDLASNKGEDLEEKKEEPEFTMRKSPGTADEVVSEGARGAGSGDVGNSPRTPPCAPGPRLGEDMRAYVLRPAMRGRTVQCRISRDKRGVDKGMFPFYYLYLEAADGLKHFLLAGRKRKRSKTSNYLISLDPTDLSRDGDNFVGKVRSNVLGTKFSIFDNGVNPERKHFFPETARIREELGAVCYETNVLGFRGPRKMNVIIPEINAQNQRICVQPQNEQESLLSRLQRGASQGLVLLQNKAPSWNDESGAYVLNFHGRVTRASVKNFQIVHPDDPDYLVLQFGRVAPDTFTMDFRFPLCPLQAFAICLSSFDGKLACE; encoded by the exons ATGTCTCGGGAAAGTGATACATGGAAGAAAGA GGCCCTGGGAGATGAGCTAGCCGCTATGAGACTGCAGAAGCTGGAACAGCAG TGGCGTCTGTTTGAGAAGAAGCAGCGACGGAAGCGCCAAGAGCCCCTCATGGTTCAGGCCAATCCTGACGCTTCAGTGCGGCCGCGGAGACCGAGGCGGCGGGAGGAACGCTTCTCGGCTGACAGCG GCCCCAGGAACCCTTTCCTTCAGGAGAATGTGCCAGAAGCGCATTTGTGCCCTGGATCCCACGGTATCCTGGGCACCGTGAGCTGCGGTGGAGATGGCAGTGGCGAGCGTGACCCTCTGTTACCGCCGACAGAAGCAG GCAGTTCTGATCTGGAGCTGGAGGAAGTCTCCGTGGAGGATGTTCCTGCCTCGCCACCTCCTTGTGAAGAGCCTCCGGGGACTCTTTTGCAGCGCAAAGGCTGGCCAGCCCGCCAACGATCTG GCGCCAGTGCTGAGGACAAGAGCGAATTACAGGATGTTGGAATTGAATACGAAGTGCCCAGTGCCAGATCAAGCCCTGGAATGGATGGTGACGGTGGCCTTGGAGACTTGGCCTCCAACAAG GGCGAAGACCtcgaagagaagaaagaggagccGGAGTTTACCATGAGGAAATCCCCAGGGACAGCCGACGAAGTGGTGTCCGAGGGCGCGCGCGGCGCGGGCAGCGGCGATGTGGGGAACTCGCCCCGCACGCCTCCCTGCGCCCCAGGCCCTCGGCTGGGCGAGGACATGAGAGCATATGTGCTGCGGCCAGCGATGCGCGGTCGCACGGTGCAATGTCGCATCAGCCGCGACAAGCGCGGGGTAGACAAGGGCATGTTCCCGTTCTACTATCTCTACCTGGAGGCGGCCGACGGCCTAAAG CACTTCCTTCTGGCGGGGCGCAAGAGAAAAAGGAGCAAAACCTCTAATTACCTCATCTCCTTGGACCCTACAGACCTGTCTCGGGATGGGGACAATTTTGTGGGCAAAGTCAG ATCTAATGTCTTGGGCACCAAGTTCAGCATCTTCGACAATGGGGTGAATCcggaaaggaaacatttttttccggAGACAGCTCGGATCAGGGAGGAGCTGGGGGCTGTATGTTAT GAGACCAACGTCTTGGGATTCCGAGGGCCCCGGAAAATGAATGTTATTATTCCGGAAATCAACGCCCAGAACCAGAGAATCTGTGTCCAGCCACAAAAT GAACAAGAATCGCTACTGAGTCGTCTCCAACGGGGGGCCAGCCAGGGCCTGGTCCTGCTGCAAAATAAAGCCCCATCGTGGAACGATGAGAGCGGCGCCTACGTGCTCAATTTTCATGGTCGGGTCACACGGGCCTCGGTCAAGAACTTCCAGATCGTTCATCCGGATGACC CGGACTACCTCGTGCTCCAGTTTGGTCGTGTAGCCCCAGACACGTTCACCATGGACTTCCGCTTCCCACTTTGCCCGCTCCAAGCCTTTGCCATCTGCTTGTCCAGTTTCGATGGGAAGCTGGCATGTGAGTAA
- the NUCB1 gene encoding nucleobindin-1 isoform X1 — MPPSGPRAALFLLPSLLLLRAVLAVPLERGAPKEENPATESPDTGLYYHRYLQEVINVLETDGHFREKLQAANAEDIKSGKLSRELDFVSHHVRTKLDELKRQEVSRLRMLLKAKMDAQQEPNIQLDHLNLLKQFEHLDPQNQHTFEARDLELLIQTATRDLAQYDAAHHEEFKRYEMLKEHERRRYLESLGEEQRKEAERKLEEQQRRHREHPKVNVPGSQAQLKEVWEELDGLDPNRFNPKTFFILHDINSDGVLDEQELEALFTKELEKVYDPKNEDDDMREMEEERLRMREHVMKNVDTNQDRLVTLEEFLASTQRKEFGDTGEGWETVEMHPAYTEEELRRFEEELAAREAELNAKAQRLSQETEALGRSQGRLEAQKRELQQAVLQMEQRKQQQQSHNNPAPGPEGQLKFHPDTDDVPVPAPAGDQKDVDASEKKVPEQTPEPPQLDSQHL, encoded by the exons ATGCCTCCCTCTGGGCCCCGTGCAGCCCTCTTCCTTCTGCCATCTCTACTGCTGCTGCGCGCTGTTCTGGCCGTGCCCCTGGAGCGGGGGGCGCCCAAGGAGGAGAATCCCGCGACCGAGAGCCCT GACACAGGCCTGTACTATCACCGGTACCTCCAGGAAGTCATCAATGTGCTGGAGACTGATGGGCACTTCCGGGAAAAGCTGCAGGCCGCCAATGCCGAGGACATCAAG AGTGGGAAGCTGAGCCGGGAGCTGGACTTCGTCAGCCACCACGTCCGTACCAAGCTGGACGAGCTCAAGCGGCAGGAGGTGTCTAGGCTGAGGATGCTGCTCAAGGCCAAGATGGACGCCCAGCAGGAGCCCA ACATACAGTTGGATCACCTGAACCTCCTGAAGCAGTTTGAACACCTGGACCCTCAGAATCAGCACACATTCGAGGCCCGGGACCTAGAGCTGTTGATCCAGACG GCTACTCGGGACCTGGCCCAGTACGACGCAGCCCATCATGAAGAGTTCAAACGCTACGAAATGCTCAAGGAACATGAGAGACGCCGTTATCTGGAGTCCCTGGGGGAAGAGCAGCGGAAGGAGGCGGAGAGGAAGTTGGAAGAGCAACAGCGCCGGCACCGAGAACACCCCAAAGTTAATGTGCCT GGCAGCCAAGCCCAGCTGAAGGAGGTATGGGAGGAACTGGATGGATTGGACCCCAACAGGTTTAACCCCAAGACCTTCTTCATACTGCATG ATATCAACAGCGATGGTGTCCTGGATGAGCAGGAGCTAGAGGCCCTCTTCACCAAGGAG CTGGAGAAGGTGTACGACCCAAAGAATGAGGACGATGACATGcgggagatggaggaggagcgGCTGCGCATGCGCGAGCACGTGATGAAGAAT GTGGACACCAACCAGGACCGCCTCGTGACCCTGGAGGAGTTCCTCGCATCCACGCAGAGGAAGGAGTTCGGGGACACCGGGGAGGGCTGGGAG ACGGTAGAGATGCACCCTGCCTACACGGAGGAGGAGCTGAGGCGTTTTGAGGAGGAGCTGGCTGCCCGGGAGGCAGAGCTCAATGCCAAGGCCCAGCGCCTCAGCCAGGAAACCGAGGCTCTGGGGCGCTCCCAGGGCCGCCTGGAGGCCCAGAAGAGAGAGCTGCAGCAG GCCGTTCTGCAAATGGAACAgaggaaacagcagcagcaaagccacAACAACCCAGCCCCCGGCCCCGAGGGACAGCTCAAGTTCCACCCGGACACAG ATGATGTACCCGTCCCAGCTCCAGCTGGTGACCAGAAGGATGTGGATGCTTCAGAAAAGAAGGTCCCAGAACAGACCCCTGAGCCTCCCCAGCTGGATTCACAGCACCTGTGA